A DNA window from Mus caroli chromosome 8, CAROLI_EIJ_v1.1, whole genome shotgun sequence contains the following coding sequences:
- the Mthfsd gene encoding methenyltetrahydrofolate synthase domain-containing protein isoform X2 produces METQEGVSKQSIRERIWDYMESHDIADFPRPVHHRIPNFKGSYLAGQSIRDLEVFAGTQEVKVDPDKPLEGVRFLALQSKKTLLVPTPRLRTGLFNKITPPPGATKDILRKCATSQGVRNFSVPVGLDSSVLVDLVVVGSVAVSEKGWRIGKGEGYADLEYAMMVSMGAVHEGTPVVTIVHDCQVVDIPEALVEDHDLTVDYILTPTRVITTGCARPKPTGIMWSKVSFEMLTKIPVLRTLREREKRAGKDVTLWDEPGSQQPAPSTVRRPQDRPQAGSRGGSHSPLQGTDTQLAATVYVGNLPYNTRVRELKRALQELGAVPLRLTWQGPQHRAVLHYTDSAAAQQAASLLQGLRLGANALRVSLGQQRDK; encoded by the exons ATGGAGACCCAGGAGG GTGTCTCCAAACAAAGCATACGTGAACGGATTTGGGACTACATGGAATCCCATGATATAGCTGACTTTCCCCGGCCTGTTCATCACAGGATCCCCAACTTCAAG GGGTCCTACCTGGCTGGCCAGAGCATCAGAGACCTGGAAGTCTTTGCTGGGACACAGGAAGTGAAAGTGGACCCTGATAAGCCCCTGGAAGGTGTCCGTTTCCTGGCACTGCAG AGCAAAAAAACACTGCTGGTCCCAACACCACGACTGCGAACAGGGCTGTTTAACAAGATCACACCACCCCCTGGAGCCACCAAAGACATTCTGAGGAAATGTGCCACCTCCCAG GGTGTGCGGAACTTCAGCGTCCCAGTGGGCTTGGATTCCAGTGTTCTTGTGGATCTAGTTGTGGTGGGATCTGTTGCTGTGTCTGAGAAAG GCTGGCGAATTGGGAAAGGAGAAGGCTATGCTGATCTTGAATATGCCATGATGGTGTCAATGGGAGCTGTCCACGAGGGGACACCTGTCGTCACGATTGTCCACGACTGCCAG GTTGTAGACATCCCCGAGGCTCTTGTGGAGGACCACGACCTCACAGTTGACTACATCCTCACTCCCACCAGGGTCATCACTACAGGCTGTGCACGCCCAAAGCCAACGGGCATCATGTGGTCCAAG GTCAGCTTTGAGATGCTCACaaaaatcccagtgctcaggaccCTCCGGGAGAGAGAGAAACGGGCTGGGAAGGATGTCACTCTCTGGGACGAGCCTGGCAGTCAGCAGCCAGCTCCAAGCACCGTCAGGAGACCCCAGGATAGACCACAAGCAGGTTCTCGAGGAGGGTCCCATAGTCCCCTGCAGGGGACGGACACCCAACTAGCTGCCACTGTGTACGTGGGAAACCTGCCCTACAATACTCGTGTGCGTGAGCTGAAGAGAGCCCTCCAGGAGCTGGGGGCGGTGCCCCTAAGGCTTACCTGGCAGGGGCCACAGCATAGGGCAGTTCTACACTATACAGACTCAGCTGCTGCCCAGCAGGCGGCCTCTCTCCTACAGGGCCTACGTCTGGGTGCCAACGCCTTGAGGGTGTCACTGGGGCAGCAGAGGGATAAGTGA
- the Mthfsd gene encoding methenyltetrahydrofolate synthase domain-containing protein isoform X1: METQEGVSKQSIRERIWDYMESHDIADFPRPVHHRIPNFKGDSRAAEHLLHLHAFPVARTIKVNPDAPQRNARFLVLESKKTLLVPTPRLRTGLFNKITPPPGATKDILRKCATSQGVRNFSVPVGLDSSVLVDLVVVGSVAVSEKGWRIGKGEGYADLEYAMMVSMGAVHEGTPVVTIVHDCQVVDIPEALVEDHDLTVDYILTPTRVITTGCARPKPTGIMWSKVSFEMLTKIPVLRTLREREKRAGKDVTLWDEPGSQQPAPSTVRRPQDRPQAGSRGGSHSPLQGTDTQLAATVYVGNLPYNTRVRELKRALQELGAVPLRLTWQGPQHRAVLHYTDSAAAQQAASLLQGLRLGANALRVSLGQQRDK, translated from the exons ATGGAGACCCAGGAGG GTGTCTCCAAACAAAGCATACGTGAACGGATTTGGGACTACATGGAATCCCATGATATAGCTGACTTTCCCCGGCCTGTTCATCACAGGATCCCCAACTTCAAG GGTGATTCTCGGGCTGCGGAGCACCTCCTACACCTGCATGCTTTCCCTGTGGCCAGAACCATTAAAGTCAACCCGGACGCTCCTCAGAGAAACGCCCGCTTCCTGGTGCTGGAG AGCAAAAAAACACTGCTGGTCCCAACACCACGACTGCGAACAGGGCTGTTTAACAAGATCACACCACCCCCTGGAGCCACCAAAGACATTCTGAGGAAATGTGCCACCTCCCAG GGTGTGCGGAACTTCAGCGTCCCAGTGGGCTTGGATTCCAGTGTTCTTGTGGATCTAGTTGTGGTGGGATCTGTTGCTGTGTCTGAGAAAG GCTGGCGAATTGGGAAAGGAGAAGGCTATGCTGATCTTGAATATGCCATGATGGTGTCAATGGGAGCTGTCCACGAGGGGACACCTGTCGTCACGATTGTCCACGACTGCCAG GTTGTAGACATCCCCGAGGCTCTTGTGGAGGACCACGACCTCACAGTTGACTACATCCTCACTCCCACCAGGGTCATCACTACAGGCTGTGCACGCCCAAAGCCAACGGGCATCATGTGGTCCAAG GTCAGCTTTGAGATGCTCACaaaaatcccagtgctcaggaccCTCCGGGAGAGAGAGAAACGGGCTGGGAAGGATGTCACTCTCTGGGACGAGCCTGGCAGTCAGCAGCCAGCTCCAAGCACCGTCAGGAGACCCCAGGATAGACCACAAGCAGGTTCTCGAGGAGGGTCCCATAGTCCCCTGCAGGGGACGGACACCCAACTAGCTGCCACTGTGTACGTGGGAAACCTGCCCTACAATACTCGTGTGCGTGAGCTGAAGAGAGCCCTCCAGGAGCTGGGGGCGGTGCCCCTAAGGCTTACCTGGCAGGGGCCACAGCATAGGGCAGTTCTACACTATACAGACTCAGCTGCTGCCCAGCAGGCGGCCTCTCTCCTACAGGGCCTACGTCTGGGTGCCAACGCCTTGAGGGTGTCACTGGGGCAGCAGAGGGATAAGTGA
- the Mthfsd gene encoding methenyltetrahydrofolate synthase domain-containing protein isoform X3, which produces MESHDIADFPRPVHHRIPNFKGDSRAAEHLLHLHAFPVARTIKVNPDAPQRNARFLVLESKKTLLVPTPRLRTGLFNKITPPPGATKDILRKCATSQGVRNFSVPVGLDSSVLVDLVVVGSVAVSEKGWRIGKGEGYADLEYAMMVSMGAVHEGTPVVTIVHDCQVVDIPEALVEDHDLTVDYILTPTRVITTGCARPKPTGIMWSKVSFEMLTKIPVLRTLREREKRAGKDVTLWDEPGSQQPAPSTVRRPQDRPQAGSRGGSHSPLQGTDTQLAATVYVGNLPYNTRVRELKRALQELGAVPLRLTWQGPQHRAVLHYTDSAAAQQAASLLQGLRLGANALRVSLGQQRDK; this is translated from the exons ATGGAATCCCATGATATAGCTGACTTTCCCCGGCCTGTTCATCACAGGATCCCCAACTTCAAG GGTGATTCTCGGGCTGCGGAGCACCTCCTACACCTGCATGCTTTCCCTGTGGCCAGAACCATTAAAGTCAACCCGGACGCTCCTCAGAGAAACGCCCGCTTCCTGGTGCTGGAG AGCAAAAAAACACTGCTGGTCCCAACACCACGACTGCGAACAGGGCTGTTTAACAAGATCACACCACCCCCTGGAGCCACCAAAGACATTCTGAGGAAATGTGCCACCTCCCAG GGTGTGCGGAACTTCAGCGTCCCAGTGGGCTTGGATTCCAGTGTTCTTGTGGATCTAGTTGTGGTGGGATCTGTTGCTGTGTCTGAGAAAG GCTGGCGAATTGGGAAAGGAGAAGGCTATGCTGATCTTGAATATGCCATGATGGTGTCAATGGGAGCTGTCCACGAGGGGACACCTGTCGTCACGATTGTCCACGACTGCCAG GTTGTAGACATCCCCGAGGCTCTTGTGGAGGACCACGACCTCACAGTTGACTACATCCTCACTCCCACCAGGGTCATCACTACAGGCTGTGCACGCCCAAAGCCAACGGGCATCATGTGGTCCAAG GTCAGCTTTGAGATGCTCACaaaaatcccagtgctcaggaccCTCCGGGAGAGAGAGAAACGGGCTGGGAAGGATGTCACTCTCTGGGACGAGCCTGGCAGTCAGCAGCCAGCTCCAAGCACCGTCAGGAGACCCCAGGATAGACCACAAGCAGGTTCTCGAGGAGGGTCCCATAGTCCCCTGCAGGGGACGGACACCCAACTAGCTGCCACTGTGTACGTGGGAAACCTGCCCTACAATACTCGTGTGCGTGAGCTGAAGAGAGCCCTCCAGGAGCTGGGGGCGGTGCCCCTAAGGCTTACCTGGCAGGGGCCACAGCATAGGGCAGTTCTACACTATACAGACTCAGCTGCTGCCCAGCAGGCGGCCTCTCTCCTACAGGGCCTACGTCTGGGTGCCAACGCCTTGAGGGTGTCACTGGGGCAGCAGAGGGATAAGTGA